The sequence CGGACAGCTGGTCCGCCGCGTCCTCCTCCTTGCCCACGACCGGCAGGTCGTACAGGCTCACCAGCGCGTGGCCGAGTTCGTGGAGGACTGCCTCGTTGGTCACGCCGACGAGGTCCTGGTCGAGCTGCGCCGAGCGTTCCTGGGCGGTTCCCTCGGTCTGCTGCTCGGCGAGCAGGGGCGCGAGCGCCTCGAGGTACTCGTAGCAGAAGGTGATGTCCCGGGCCTGCGGGTCCCAGAACGCGTTGGCCTCCCCGCAACTGGCGGCGTGCAGCGGGATGTCCCGGGGCAGCACGACCCGTTCCGAGGCGTAGGCCGCGATGTCCTCGAGGACCGCGTTCTGCGAGAGGAAGGCCTGCATGTTCTCGTCCTCGGGTGTCAGACCCGCCTCGTAGGAGGGGACGAGCACACCCTCCTCGGCGGGCTCCGCGACCCGCTCGACCGGTGCGCGCGCCCCGGTCGTGGCCCCGGCCCCGACCGGAGTCCCGAGCAGCCCCACCAGCGCGAACGGCACCGCCGCCGCCCACCGTAACCGGCCCCCGCTCCTCCAGCTCACGACGACCACCTCGCCGGCTCGATCCACCGCTCCCCTTCAGCATGCGCCCACCCCCGCACCGCCTGCATCCGCTGCGGAGGGGGCGCGCCGGCGGCGGGGCGGGGCGACTCCGCCGGACCGGCTTCCCGCCGGAGGCCCATGTCCGGGGCCCCATGTCCGGGGCCCACCTTCGGAGCGCGTCACGAGGCGGGCCCGTCACGAGGCCCGTCGGGGGCCGTCAGGGAGTGAGCGCGCGGAGCAGCAGCAGGCCCTCGGCGGAGGGGCTCCCCGGTGCGGCCTGGTAGACCACGAGCTGCTGGTCCGGGGCGCTGTTGACCGTCAGCGTCTCGTAGTGCAGGTCGAGGTCGCCGATCCGGGGATGGTGCAGCAGCTTGCTCCCGCCGGTCTTTCCGTGCACCTCGTGGCGGGCCCACAGCCGGCCGAACTCGGGGCTCTTCAAGGAGAGTTCGCCGACGAGTTCGATGAGGAGGCGGTCCTCGCGGTCACGGCCCGCGGCGGAGCGCAGGGCGGCGACGGCGTCGTGGGCGGCCCGGTCCCAGTCGCGGTGGAAGGTGCGGGCGGCCGGGTCGAGGAAGGTCATCCGGACCAGGTTGTCCACCGGGGCGAAGGCCGTGTACAGCGCGGCCGCCGGCGGGTTGAGGGCGAGGACGTCGAGGGCCGGCCCGACGACCAGGGCGGGGGTGTCCAGGCTGTCCAGGAGGTGCCGCAGCGCGGGCGAGGGCCGCCCGGGGGCCCGGTGGCGCGGCCGGTGGGCCGGGCGCGGGGCAGCGAGGCGGAGCAGGTGCGCGGCGGCGTGCTCGTCCAGGCGGAGGGCCCGGGCCACCGCGTTCAGCAACTGGGCGGAGGGGGTGCGTTCGCGGCCCTGTTCCAGCCGGGTGTAGTAGTCGGTGCTCACCCCGGCCAGCACGGCGACCTCCTCGCGGCGCAGTCCGGGTACCCGCCGGTGGCCGACGCGGGGGATGCCCACCTGGTCCGGCGTGAGGTGTTCCCGGCGGGCCCGCAGGTACTCGCCGAGGGGGTTGTCGTGCTGCCCGGCCCGCCCCGCACCCTGCGCGCCGCCGTCCCGGGGCCGGTCGTCCCGGGGCCGGTCGTCCCGGGGGCCGCCGTCCCGCCGTCCGTCGGGGCGTTCGAGCGGCTGCGCTGGTCCGTCGGTGTGCATGCGGTCGAGGCTACGGGGCGGCCGGGGCGGTGCGAAGCCCCGAGCGGGGGTGGGCCGCACCCAGGAACACTGCGGCCTGGAGGCGGCGGCGACCCGCTGCCAGCGTGGAGGGCATGAGCAATGACCTGCACCGTCCCACCGACACCGCCCGGCCCGCCCTGCTCGACGTGTTGCGCCGCACCGACCGCGACCCCGGGCGGCGCATCCTGTTCACCGGTGCCACCGTCGTCACCATGGACCCCGCCCTCGGCACCCTGGCCACGGGTGACCTGCTGGTGGCCGGCAGCACCGTCGCCGCCGTCGGCCCCGACCTGCGGACCCGCGGCGACGCCGCGGACGCGGTGGTGGTCGACGCCACCGGCACGATCCTGGTCCCCGGGTTCGTCGACACCCACCGCCACGCCTGGCAGGGCCAGCTGCGCCGGACCGTCCCCGACGTCGACGACCTGGCGGGCTACGTGGGCACCACGCTGGCCCGGTACGCGCCCGTCTACCGCCCCGAGGACATGTACGTGGGGACCAGACTCGCCGCCCTCGGTGCCGTGGACGCGGGCATCACCACGATGCTCGACTTCTCGCACAACTCCCGGACGGCCGCCCACTCCGACGCGGCCGTGCAGGCGCTGCTGGACACCGGGATCCGCGGGATCCACGCGGCGATGGGGCCGCACTTCGGGGACTGGGACCGGCAGTGGCCGGCCGACCTCGGCCGACTGGCCGACCGCTTCGGCGGCGGGCTGGTGACCTTCCGTCTGGCGGCCCTCGCGACGGCGGAGATCGCCGGACCCGACCTGGCCTTCGGGCCCGGGCTGGCCCGGGTCGCCGCCGAACTGGGCATCGGCGTCAGCGTGGACGCGGTGTTCGGCGAGGCCTCCTCGGCGGCTGTGCTCGACTGGGAGCGCGAGGGCCTGCTCGGCGAACGGCTGACCCTGATCCACGCCACCGGGCTGACCGGTGAGGCGTGGCGGGCGATCGGGGCGAGCGGCACCCGGGTGTCGCTCGCCCCGACCTCCGAGGCCCAGATCGGACTGGAGGACGCCGTCCCGGCGGTGGACGAGGCACTGGCGGCGGGCGTCCGGCCCGGCCTGAGCATCGACGTCGAAGTGGCGCTGGCGAGTGACATGTTCACCCAGATGCGGGCGCTGCACGCGATCCAGCGGATGCGCGCCGTCCATGCCGTCCACGGTGCCCGGGCCGTACCCGGTGCCCGGGCGGTGGGCGCCGTCCCGGCCGTACCCGGGGCGGACGGTCCGCCGGAGCGCATCACCACCGCCGACGTCCTGGACTTCGCCACCCGCCAGGGCGCCGCCACCGTCGGTCTCGGTACGACGACCGGCACGCTCACCCCGGGCAAGCAGGCCGATCTGCTGATGATCACCGCCGACGAGATCAACAACCTCCCCCTGAACGATCCGATCGGCACCGTCGTCCTCGGCGCGGACGCCCGCAACATCGACACGGTCCTGATCGCGGGACGCGTCCGCAAGTGGGCCGGGCGCCTGCTGGACGTCGACCTCCCGGCCCTCCGGGCGGAGGCCGCGGCCTCCCGCGACCACGTCCACCGGGCGGCGGCGGGCGGCGGGCGACAGCCTCGGTGACTGTCCGCGCGTGAACGGGGCACCCGCTGCTGGGACGGACCGGGAGCCGTCGTGGCGGTGGCCGGAGTCGTCCGCACGCCCCCGGAACGTGCGCGGCGGGCCACTCGCGGCTCGCGGATCGGCCGACCGCGGCCCCGTCGCCCGCAGCAGTGGGACGTCGTGCCGGCGGGCGCGGACGGAGAGGAGCGACGCCATGACATTCCAGCACCCGGCGCGCAAGGGCCCCGACGGCGAGCGCGGGCGGTTCGAGCGGTTGGCCGAACTGGCGTCGAACTTCACCGGTTCCCCGGTGTTCGCGGTGTTCTGCGTGGGCCTGGTGATGTTGTTCGTCGCGGTGCACCTGGCGGGGTTGTCGGCCGAGTGGCAGATCCTGGTGGGCGACTCGATGGCGGCGGTGGCCCTGTTGCTGCTGGCGATGCTGAAGAACGCCGAACGGCGGGCGGAGCACGCGATCCAGCGCAAGCTGGACGCGATCGCGCGGGCGCTGCTCGAACAGCAGGAGGGCGAGTGCGGTCGGGCGCACGAGGACCTGAAGGCGGCTGTCCGGATGGAGGAGCGGCTCTGACCGCCCGTGCTCCCCGCCTCCGCCGACCGCCTGCGCTCCCTGCCTCAGCCCCGCCCCCGCCCCGCCCCCGCCCTGCCTCGGGACACCGGCTCAGTCCGGGGGCTCGGCGAGGCCGTGCCGGGCGCGGTCCGACCGGCCGCGGTCGGGGTCCGGGTCGGGCTCCGGGGCCGGCGGCTCCGGCGGGACGGGCCGGCCGGGCGGGGCCGGCGGGTCGGGTGTCACGGGCGGCCGGCCCGGCTCCGGCGGCGCCGGCGGGACGGGCGTGGGCATCGGGACGAGGTCGGGGTCCGGCGGGACGGGGACGGTGCCCATGGGCGCGGATCTCCTGTCGGTCGGTGACGGGGGGACGGGCGACGGGTACGGGTTCGGGCCCGGTCGACCCGGAGGGGTCGACGGCGCGGCGCGGGTGGTCGGTCCGGGATCTTCCATGCTCCCCGAATATCCCCGATCCGGAGATGCAAACCGGTTGATCCCTGGGCAATGGACCCGAAACCCACCATCGTCGAAACCCGGAGTCGCCGAAACGGGCAATCGCCGAAACCGGCAGTCGCCGACACCCGTGATCGCCGACCGGTACCCCGCGTCAGCCGGGCCGACGGTGCCGGGGTGACGTCGGCCCGGCCCCCTCGACGGGGCTCCCCGGTGCGCCGGCCGCCGGTGCGCCGTCCGGGTGCTCGCCGGCGGCGGGCCGTTGCAGCGCCCGGCCGACCACGCTCCCGCCGTAGACGGTGAACCCGACCCCGATCAGCCATGCCTGCACGACCAGGACCGTGCCGACGGTGCCGTAGGAGACGGCGTTGGACACCAGCAGCGGCGCGAAGACCAGCCGGGAGAACAGCCGCAGCCCGGCCAGGGCCGCCATCGTGGCGACCGCCCCGGGCAGCAGACTGCGCCACGGCGCCCGGGGACCGAGCAGCAGGCGCGGCAGCCACCAGAACAGCAGGACGCCGCCGATCACGGTGGTGGCGATGCGCAGGGCGGGCTGCGCGTCGGTGCCGTGCCCGGGCACGCCGCTCCAGGCCGCGAGCACCAGGTAGGCGGTCACGGCGGCCAGGGCCACGGCCTGCCGCCACACGCCGTGCCACGGCCCCGCCGGAAGACCCCAGATCCGCTCGTAGGCGGACTGCATCGCGCCGGTGAGGGAGACGCCGAACACGGCCAGCGCGGCGAGGCCGAGACCGGTGGTGGTGCTGAGGATCTGCCCGCGCGAGCCGAACAGCGCGCCGACGGACCGGCTGCCTCGGGCCGTGAGCCCGAGACCGTCGGTGATCCACTGGGCGATGCCGTCGCCCCGGGCGGGGGAGGCCGCCGCGATCACCATGAGCAGCGGGACCAGGGTGACGAAGAAGAGGGCGGCGAAGGCCAGCGAGCGCTGCATCAGCTCGATCTCGCGGCCCTGCCGCCACACGCGTCGGCCTGCGGCCGCCAGCCGGTGCCCGGCCGCGGGTACGGCGGTGCTCGTCACAGTGCCACCTCCGTCGGGGGTCGTCCGCGCGTCTGCCCGGCCGCGGCAAGGGCATGCCCGGATCAGCGGACCGGGATCGGCA comes from Streptomyces sp. TLI_053 and encodes:
- a CDS encoding DUF4344 domain-containing metallopeptidase; amino-acid sequence: MSWRSGGRLRWAAAVPFALVGLLGTPVGAGATTGARAPVERVAEPAEEGVLVPSYEAGLTPEDENMQAFLSQNAVLEDIAAYASERVVLPRDIPLHAASCGEANAFWDPQARDITFCYEYLEALAPLLAEQQTEGTAQERSAQLDQDLVGVTNEAVLHELGHALVSLYDLPVVGKEEDAADQLSALLLASGDERHVGYALSTITAYAALADAAAKGEEPLKAYADEHSLNAQRYFNWVCWLYGSDPDRYAPVVQTERNPDGVLPQDRADRCPGEFRQMEKSWSPTLKPYLKT
- a CDS encoding helix-turn-helix transcriptional regulator, giving the protein MHTDGPAQPLERPDGRRDGGPRDDRPRDDRPRDGGAQGAGRAGQHDNPLGEYLRARREHLTPDQVGIPRVGHRRVPGLRREEVAVLAGVSTDYYTRLEQGRERTPSAQLLNAVARALRLDEHAAAHLLRLAAPRPAHRPRHRAPGRPSPALRHLLDSLDTPALVVGPALDVLALNPPAAALYTAFAPVDNLVRMTFLDPAARTFHRDWDRAAHDAVAALRSAAGRDREDRLLIELVGELSLKSPEFGRLWARHEVHGKTGGSKLLHHPRIGDLDLHYETLTVNSAPDQQLVVYQAAPGSPSAEGLLLLRALTP
- a CDS encoding amidohydrolase family protein → MSNDLHRPTDTARPALLDVLRRTDRDPGRRILFTGATVVTMDPALGTLATGDLLVAGSTVAAVGPDLRTRGDAADAVVVDATGTILVPGFVDTHRHAWQGQLRRTVPDVDDLAGYVGTTLARYAPVYRPEDMYVGTRLAALGAVDAGITTMLDFSHNSRTAAHSDAAVQALLDTGIRGIHAAMGPHFGDWDRQWPADLGRLADRFGGGLVTFRLAALATAEIAGPDLAFGPGLARVAAELGIGVSVDAVFGEASSAAVLDWEREGLLGERLTLIHATGLTGEAWRAIGASGTRVSLAPTSEAQIGLEDAVPAVDEALAAGVRPGLSIDVEVALASDMFTQMRALHAIQRMRAVHAVHGARAVPGARAVGAVPAVPGADGPPERITTADVLDFATRQGAATVGLGTTTGTLTPGKQADLLMITADEINNLPLNDPIGTVVLGADARNIDTVLIAGRVRKWAGRLLDVDLPALRAEAAASRDHVHRAAAGGGRQPR
- a CDS encoding low affinity iron permease family protein translates to MTFQHPARKGPDGERGRFERLAELASNFTGSPVFAVFCVGLVMLFVAVHLAGLSAEWQILVGDSMAAVALLLLAMLKNAERRAEHAIQRKLDAIARALLEQQEGECGRAHEDLKAAVRMEERL
- a CDS encoding YhjD/YihY/BrkB family envelope integrity protein; translation: MTSTAVPAAGHRLAAAGRRVWRQGREIELMQRSLAFAALFFVTLVPLLMVIAAASPARGDGIAQWITDGLGLTARGSRSVGALFGSRGQILSTTTGLGLAALAVFGVSLTGAMQSAYERIWGLPAGPWHGVWRQAVALAAVTAYLVLAAWSGVPGHGTDAQPALRIATTVIGGVLLFWWLPRLLLGPRAPWRSLLPGAVATMAALAGLRLFSRLVFAPLLVSNAVSYGTVGTVLVVQAWLIGVGFTVYGGSVVGRALQRPAAGEHPDGAPAAGAPGSPVEGAGPTSPRHRRPG